From one Candidatus Eremiobacterota bacterium genomic stretch:
- the dtd gene encoding D-aminoacyl-tRNA deacylase: MRAVIQRVTEASVEVDGKVCGAISHGFLILLGVEDDDAEKDADYLAEKIAHLRVFRDSEEKMNLSVLDTGGALLVISQFTLYGDCRRGRRPSFSKAAPPEKADSLYRYFIKKLNEYTPRVQEGIFQAMMKVHLVNDGPVTFLLDSRKLF; this comes from the coding sequence ATGAGAGCGGTGATACAGAGAGTCACAGAAGCATCTGTCGAGGTTGACGGGAAAGTGTGCGGGGCCATATCCCACGGCTTTCTCATACTCCTTGGGGTGGAGGATGACGATGCTGAAAAGGATGCGGACTACCTGGCGGAAAAGATTGCCCACCTCAGGGTTTTCAGAGATTCCGAGGAAAAGATGAACCTCTCGGTGCTTGATACCGGGGGCGCCCTCCTCGTGATATCACAGTTCACCCTCTATGGCGACTGCAGGAGGGGGCGGCGCCCCAGCTTCAGCAAGGCGGCCCCGCCGGAGAAAGCGGACTCACTTTACCGGTATTTTATAAAGAAGCTCAATGAATATACCCCCAGAGTCCAGGAAGGCATTTTCCAGGCAATGATGAAAGTCCATCTGGTCAATGACGGCCCCGTGACCTTTCTGCTCGACAGCAGGAAGCTCTTCTGA
- a CDS encoding bifunctional (p)ppGpp synthetase/guanosine-3',5'-bis(diphosphate) 3'-pyrophosphohydrolase translates to MNIETLLDTVKSYNGSADLELIRKAYDFATRLHDGQMRASGEPFVIHPFEVATILANLQMDTTSIAAGLLHDTIEDTVASYEEIEKQFGKEIAMLVDGVTKLTAISASKEQSKQGPVFKSKAESQAENLRKIFLAMAKDIRVILIKLADRLHNLRTLSSLAPEKRKYIAKETLEIFAPITSRLGMWRIKWELEDLAFSHLEPEKFVELEQKVTARRADREKVIHEAIAIIERKLAEHGLKAHIEGRPKHLYSIYQKLTKKVRDFSEIYDLFAVRIIVNTVEECYTVLGTVHSLWIPMKDRIKDYIAVPKSNSYRSLHTTVYGPGDEPLEIQIRTWEMHRINEFGLAAHWAYKENKNEKLAKEIYPWIRRIVDWQLDSKDAREYIENLKLDLLESEVFVFTPRGDVVDLPAGSTPIDFAYRIHTEVGHKCVGAKVNAKIVPLEYSLQNADILEIITSKHATPSLDWLKICRSNHAKNKIRQWFKKERREENIIRGKEIIEKELKRQRIENVLSNTELMEHVTAKLNFVTLDDLYASLGYGETSLPQVLSKIRDEMPKPVEDVLISKRAPSKKEKMSQGIKVKGIDNVLVRFSKCCSPVPGDDIIGYITLGKGISIHRRNCPNMPSLTLQTERVVEVGWDEKRKDIKYNVELEIEAWDRDGLLAAVMNAVNEAKVPALACNAKVKKSKAHIGLCIEVGDKVQLNDIIKRLSHLKGIIAVGRASSQEDYL, encoded by the coding sequence ATGAATATAGAAACGCTCCTGGACACGGTAAAGAGCTATAACGGCTCGGCGGATCTGGAGCTCATCAGGAAAGCATATGATTTCGCCACGAGGCTCCATGACGGCCAGATGCGAGCTTCAGGCGAGCCTTTTGTCATTCACCCCTTCGAGGTGGCCACCATCCTTGCCAACCTTCAGATGGACACTACCTCCATTGCAGCGGGTCTTCTTCACGATACCATAGAAGACACCGTGGCAAGCTACGAGGAGATAGAAAAGCAGTTCGGCAAGGAGATCGCCATGCTTGTTGACGGCGTCACCAAGCTGACCGCCATAAGCGCTTCCAAGGAGCAGAGCAAGCAGGGCCCCGTATTCAAATCAAAAGCCGAGAGCCAGGCGGAGAATCTCAGGAAGATATTCCTTGCCATGGCCAAGGACATAAGGGTCATCCTGATAAAGCTCGCCGACAGGCTCCACAACCTGAGGACCCTCTCGTCGCTTGCCCCCGAGAAGAGAAAATACATAGCCAAGGAGACCCTGGAGATATTTGCACCCATCACCTCCCGGCTCGGCATGTGGAGAATAAAATGGGAGCTCGAGGACCTGGCTTTTTCCCACCTGGAGCCTGAAAAATTTGTCGAGCTGGAGCAGAAGGTGACGGCAAGGAGGGCCGACAGGGAGAAGGTGATCCACGAGGCCATCGCCATCATCGAGCGGAAACTGGCCGAGCATGGCCTTAAGGCCCATATAGAGGGGAGGCCCAAGCATCTCTACAGCATCTACCAGAAGCTCACCAAGAAAGTAAGAGATTTTTCCGAGATCTATGATCTTTTTGCCGTGAGGATTATCGTGAACACCGTGGAAGAATGCTACACGGTCCTGGGTACTGTGCACAGCCTCTGGATTCCCATGAAGGACAGGATCAAGGATTACATAGCCGTTCCCAAGTCAAACAGCTACCGCTCCCTCCACACTACGGTATACGGCCCCGGAGACGAGCCCCTTGAGATCCAGATAAGGACATGGGAGATGCACCGCATCAACGAGTTCGGGCTTGCCGCCCACTGGGCCTACAAGGAGAACAAGAACGAGAAGCTTGCCAAGGAGATCTATCCCTGGATAAGGCGCATTGTGGACTGGCAGCTTGACTCCAAGGATGCGAGGGAATACATCGAGAACCTGAAGCTCGATCTCCTCGAGTCGGAAGTCTTTGTCTTCACGCCCCGCGGCGATGTCGTCGATCTCCCCGCCGGCTCCACGCCCATTGACTTCGCCTACAGGATCCACACGGAGGTGGGGCACAAGTGCGTGGGAGCCAAGGTGAACGCAAAGATTGTCCCCCTTGAATACAGCCTCCAGAACGCCGACATCCTCGAGATTATCACCTCCAAGCACGCCACGCCGAGCCTCGACTGGCTCAAGATATGCCGGTCAAACCATGCCAAGAACAAGATCAGGCAGTGGTTCAAGAAGGAGCGCCGCGAGGAGAACATCATAAGGGGCAAGGAGATCATCGAAAAGGAGCTCAAGCGGCAGCGCATCGAGAACGTGCTCTCAAACACCGAGCTGATGGAGCATGTTACTGCAAAGCTGAACTTCGTGACCCTCGACGATCTCTATGCATCGCTCGGCTACGGTGAGACTTCCCTTCCCCAGGTCCTCTCAAAGATCCGCGACGAGATGCCCAAGCCCGTGGAGGATGTGCTTATCTCCAAGCGCGCCCCCTCGAAGAAGGAGAAGATGAGCCAGGGTATCAAGGTCAAGGGCATCGACAACGTGCTGGTGAGGTTCTCCAAGTGCTGCAGCCCCGTTCCCGGCGACGACATCATCGGCTACATCACGCTGGGCAAGGGCATCTCGATCCACAGGAGAAACTGCCCCAACATGCCTTCCCTCACCCTTCAGACGGAGCGTGTCGTGGAAGTGGGCTGGGATGAGAAGAGAAAGGATATCAAGTATAACGTGGAGCTCGAGATCGAGGCCTGGGACCGCGACGGGCTCCTGGCCGCGGTAATGAATGCCGTGAACGAGGCCAAGGTGCCGGCCCTGGCCTGCAACGCCAAGGTCAAGAAGAGCAAGGCCCATATAGGCCTCTGCATAGAGGTCGGCGACAAGGTGCAGCTCAACGACATCATCAAGAGGCTTTCGCACCTCAAGGGCATAATCGCCGTGGGCCGGGCCTCGTCACAGGAAGACTACCTGTAA
- the thiT gene encoding energy-coupled thiamine transporter ThiT, which yields MTLHEGKIHRKSPLKMLVSGSVSVALAWLLSCFKILHMPQGGGVSLEMVPLVLFSLFYGVLPGLLAGVSYGLLHFTQSIFVIHPVQFLLDYPLAFGAAAVAGFFAGKRRSPLMDVLAVLSAFGARFACHVLSGVLFLSLFVKALPQNPLFYVMVYNATYLLPDALIAVLIVPLLAARLDRVYTQEHTRGHHER from the coding sequence GTGACGCTTCATGAAGGGAAGATCCACCGGAAAAGCCCTCTGAAAATGCTGGTATCAGGCAGCGTTTCCGTGGCGCTTGCGTGGCTTTTGAGCTGTTTCAAAATCCTCCATATGCCCCAGGGGGGAGGAGTCTCGCTTGAGATGGTCCCCCTTGTCCTTTTTTCCCTCTTTTATGGCGTCCTTCCGGGGCTTCTTGCCGGGGTTTCATACGGGCTTCTCCATTTTACCCAGAGTATCTTCGTGATTCATCCCGTGCAGTTTCTCCTTGACTATCCCCTCGCTTTTGGCGCAGCGGCTGTGGCGGGCTTTTTCGCCGGGAAGAGACGCTCCCCTCTCATGGATGTTCTTGCAGTCCTTTCGGCTTTCGGGGCGAGATTCGCCTGCCATGTGCTATCTGGAGTGCTCTTCCTGTCGCTTTTTGTCAAGGCCCTCCCGCAGAATCCTCTTTTCTATGTAATGGTGTATAACGCCACCTATCTTCTGCCTGACGCGCTCATTGCTGTGCTGATCGTCCCCCTGCTCGCGGCAAGGCTTGACAGGGTTTATACTCAAGAGCATACCAGAGGGCATCATGAGAGATGA
- the recJ gene encoding single-stranded-DNA-specific exonuclease RecJ has translation MISLSLKESSAWRVSPRENDCEKWLSEELEVSVLTARLLLSRGFSDPSPARSFLFGTLDDRHDPLLLSGMLRAIDVIRGALRDGKPIRILGDYDVDGVTSTALLLQFLRRLGACVDYYIPHRVNDGYGVSAEAIEQARRDGISLIVTVDCGMAAHREIGLAKSLGISTVVIDHHEVPPVLPEAEAIINARQPCCAFPFKELAGVGLAFKFIEALSLDMSLPFPRDFLGLVALGTIADVVPLVGENRILVREGMKVLASSEAAGIKELLKAALRKQAGLTVKDIAFKVAPRINAAGRMGRASRAVELLTCEDSAEAGGIVHELDTLNRERQKVEERIRKELFLSLEKMPRLLEDEVLVMESDTWHPGVIGITAARLSEFTGKPVFLIALSGDTGRGSARAFNSHNIYELLSNASDLFREYGGHRSAGGFTIKREDIPALKERLREAPDRAVKERPCHSADCEVSLDELDMVSVRELELFEPFGEKNPPPLLIARGMRIGDMRCVGGGSHLKLHLRQGEVSVKAIAFKKARLLPLLLKSEVLYDMVVTPELESFQGRRAVSLKVEDILYPDRNSHLICREPREFFSGPWGRGAPGGEKGPLLINSRNVMEKTGYVREIIRYALSGLILVRTPRQKTALEQKLKREGIIPRTDGKILAVMSFLEQREECSPVEDIVLFSPPPSFSHFSHRWFRNARRVHFLFSDEEIAYEMSIQDLVIPSVEMLVRIQGALHHMSSRNLFQDRLEAVVEKLGDEKIRKVTLEVALKILSELRLVEKDSDGYRLCNGEELTEEGLIESRYFSSLVRQRDSFLRFRDLYREDFELCKREILARIGDS, from the coding sequence ATGATATCCCTGTCATTGAAAGAGAGCTCAGCCTGGAGGGTTTCCCCCCGGGAGAATGACTGCGAGAAGTGGCTTTCAGAGGAGCTGGAAGTCTCGGTCCTCACAGCGCGCCTTCTTCTCTCAAGGGGCTTTTCCGATCCCTCACCGGCAAGAAGCTTTCTTTTCGGTACTCTTGATGACCGCCACGATCCCCTGCTTCTGTCAGGGATGCTCCGGGCCATCGATGTTATCCGGGGAGCGCTCAGGGATGGAAAGCCCATAAGGATCCTCGGCGATTATGACGTTGACGGCGTCACCTCAACAGCGCTGCTTCTGCAGTTTCTCCGCCGCCTGGGCGCCTGCGTTGATTACTACATCCCCCACCGGGTGAACGATGGCTATGGCGTGTCAGCCGAGGCCATAGAACAGGCCCGCCGTGACGGCATCTCCCTCATTGTCACCGTTGACTGCGGCATGGCGGCCCACCGGGAGATAGGCCTTGCAAAGAGCCTGGGGATTTCCACCGTGGTCATCGATCACCATGAGGTGCCCCCCGTGCTTCCCGAAGCGGAGGCAATAATCAACGCCAGGCAGCCTTGCTGCGCTTTTCCTTTCAAGGAGCTTGCCGGTGTGGGCCTCGCCTTCAAGTTCATCGAGGCCCTGTCGCTCGATATGTCACTTCCTTTCCCCCGGGATTTTCTTGGTCTTGTGGCCCTTGGCACCATTGCAGACGTGGTCCCTCTTGTGGGAGAGAACAGAATTCTTGTAAGAGAGGGAATGAAGGTGCTTGCCTCGTCAGAGGCGGCGGGAATCAAGGAGCTCCTGAAGGCAGCCCTGAGAAAACAGGCAGGCCTCACCGTGAAGGATATCGCCTTCAAGGTGGCACCCCGCATTAACGCCGCCGGCAGAATGGGAAGGGCATCAAGAGCCGTTGAGCTTCTCACATGCGAGGATTCCGCGGAAGCCGGCGGGATAGTGCATGAGCTTGACACCCTCAACCGCGAAAGGCAGAAAGTGGAGGAGAGGATAAGAAAGGAGCTCTTCCTCTCTCTGGAAAAAATGCCCCGGCTCCTTGAAGATGAAGTGCTCGTGATGGAGAGCGACACCTGGCATCCCGGCGTGATAGGCATCACGGCCGCGCGCCTCTCGGAGTTTACCGGGAAGCCTGTGTTTCTCATAGCTCTTTCCGGTGACACGGGGAGGGGCTCGGCAAGAGCCTTTAACAGCCACAATATTTATGAGCTCCTCTCCAACGCCTCCGATCTCTTCAGGGAATATGGAGGACACCGCTCTGCAGGGGGCTTCACGATTAAGAGGGAGGATATCCCTGCCCTGAAGGAGAGGCTCAGAGAGGCACCGGACCGGGCGGTAAAGGAAAGACCCTGTCACAGCGCCGACTGCGAGGTTTCCCTCGACGAGCTTGATATGGTCTCCGTCAGGGAGCTTGAGCTCTTTGAGCCCTTTGGAGAAAAGAATCCTCCCCCTCTGCTTATTGCAAGGGGAATGAGGATCGGCGACATGAGGTGCGTGGGAGGAGGCTCTCACCTCAAGCTGCATCTTCGGCAGGGTGAAGTGTCAGTGAAAGCAATCGCCTTCAAGAAGGCCCGTCTTCTGCCCCTTCTCCTCAAAAGTGAAGTCCTCTACGACATGGTGGTGACCCCTGAGCTGGAAAGCTTCCAGGGGCGGAGGGCCGTGAGCCTCAAGGTTGAGGATATACTGTATCCTGACAGGAACTCCCATCTCATCTGCAGGGAGCCCCGGGAATTTTTTTCGGGGCCCTGGGGCCGGGGAGCCCCTGGCGGTGAAAAAGGTCCCCTTCTCATTAACTCCAGGAATGTGATGGAAAAGACCGGCTACGTGAGGGAAATAATCAGATATGCCCTGTCTGGCCTTATTCTGGTGAGGACTCCCCGTCAGAAAACGGCTCTTGAGCAGAAGCTCAAAAGGGAAGGGATCATCCCGAGAACTGATGGAAAAATTCTTGCAGTGATGAGTTTTCTTGAACAGAGAGAGGAGTGCAGTCCCGTAGAGGACATTGTGCTCTTTTCCCCGCCCCCTTCATTTTCCCATTTTTCCCACCGCTGGTTCAGGAATGCGAGGAGAGTGCACTTCCTTTTCAGCGATGAAGAGATTGCCTACGAGATGAGCATCCAGGATCTTGTGATCCCCTCTGTGGAGATGCTTGTGAGGATTCAGGGGGCGCTTCATCACATGAGCTCCCGGAACCTTTTTCAGGACAGGCTTGAAGCCGTGGTGGAGAAGCTGGGTGATGAAAAGATAAGGAAAGTGACCCTCGAGGTGGCCCTGAAGATATTGTCGGAGCTTCGCCTCGTGGAAAAGGACAGTGACGGCTACAGGCTCTGCAATGGTGAAGAGCTTACCGAGGAGGGCCTCATTGAATCCAGGTATTTCTCATCGCTGGTAAGGCAGCGGGATTCCTTCCTGCGCTTCAGGGACCTTTACCGTGAGGATTTTGAGCTGTGCAAGAGGGAGATCCTTGCCCGCATAGGTGATTCCTGA